Part of the Ferviditalea candida genome, AGGACATGTTATATGTTATGTTCGTTCATGAGTGAAAGTGTGGGTGAAGGGGAACAGGAACTTTAAGTATGTCCTCAGATTCGCGATTTAGTTGAGACGTCTCTAAACTAAAAAAGGTCCAGACGCGGTTACGGCCTCGCGGAACTGGAGAATTTATATATAAGTAAAAATTGACAGGAAGTGACCATAATGATCGAAGTGGCTGCAGCCATCATCGAGAACGGGCAAGGGCAAATCCTGATCGCCAGAAGGAAAAAGGGCAAATCCCAAGAAGGGCTGTGTGAATTCCCCGGCGGCAAGCTTCCTATCGTTTTTTGGTCGCTATTAGACAAATATAAGATGGTGATCCTCAAACCCTCGAACGGATTCGGGGGGAGCAGGGGTCATTCAAGTCGCTTCAAAGGGGAACGGCAAATATGAAGTGCATGCCGGCACACTCAAGAGCACGATCGATGGAAGGAATGAAGCGTACTCTTATGTTCATAGCAAGACAAGAGGAAGGGCCTATATCGTTCAGCAAAAAATCCATTTAGCCAAAGTGGGCGGCAGGCCGTTTGATGTACGGGTCATGGTTCAGAGAAAAAGAAACTCGTCTGTATGGGTCGTCACAGGCAAGCTGGCCAAAATTGCCGGACCGGGGTACATTATTACGAATACGGCGAGGAGCAAAGGGCGGGTTGAACAGTTAGCCACGGCCATTCGCAAGTATTATGGATATTTAAATACGGTCGGACTGGATATGGGGGTGGATGTAAACGGCCGGGTTTGGATTATTGAGACGAACTTTGCACCGATGATCTCGTTATTTTATCGTTTGAGAGATAAAACCATGTACAGGCGGATCCAATCGTATTCCAGAGGTTAAAAACGACATGCGGATCAGCATCCGAAGCACCCGCTCAGGTGCTTTATTCTTTTGCGGGGAATCGATATTTGAAACCCCTGACGGTTTGCAATATTATTTCGACGAAACAAAGCATCCCGTATGCGCGTCTAATGAAAAATCGATTTTTCGGTGAAAGGAATGGCAAAGATGCGGTACACATGTTCAGTTCTGCTGCTCGTTGTCTTGACGATCATGCCGGGAACCATATGGGCAGCGACCCCGCAGCCGACTGTCGCATCCGGGATAGCGGTTCAGCTTGACGGCATCAAATTGCAGTTTAGAGTTGCGCCTATTCTCGAAAAAGGCACAACCTTGGCGCCGATGCGCGAAATTTTCGAGGCTCATGGCGCAAGCATCGCCAAATGGGACAACCGGACGAAAACGGTAACGGCTGTGAAGAATCAAAGGGAAATCATCTATACGATCGGACGTACCGAGGCGATCATCAATGGCGGAACGTATGCTTTCTCTTCTGTTCCGGGAAGGCTCGTGAACGGGAGCGTGCTTATTCCGCTGCGGTTCATCAGTGAATCGCTCGGGGCCACGGTGGAATACGACGTCAAGTCGCGCACCGTTATGATCCGAGGAGCGGAGCGTGATTGGGGATCGGCTTCTCCGGAAGTATTTGCCGGGTATCGACTGACGCTGCCTTACCAGCGGATGATGCAGCATGCGCCTTATTTTCTTTCCTATGTACGTCAGAACCAGACGCGGGACTCGTTCGTATTTTTCGGAGATTCAACGACATGGGGATCGTACCTGGGGAGAACGCAAACCTTGCCTTATCTGTTCGGGCAGCGGACGGGGCATAACAGTTACAATCTGGGAGTGCCCGGATTTACCTCCAGCCACATGGTGCCTTTCCTGAAGTATGCTTTGCGGGACATTAGGCAGCCGACGGTTGTGGTCGAACTGCAAACATTCTGGGGGGCTTCGCAGGATTTTACGGGGCTGAGCGAGCTGCTGAAGGGTACGATCCCGGATTATTCGGCCGCTCTCGCTTATCTTCGAAAAGATATGAGCCGGGACGATGAAACGATGACTCCGCCTTATGCGGACTACTCCTCGCAATCGAAGGAAAGAATCGCGGCCAGTATTGGGCGGGGGAAATCGTTATTTTCGCCGAAGAAAACGATGGATGACGAACTGAATCGGAGGTTGACGGAACTGCGTGATTTCATTGCCAACCGGCCGGATCAGTCGTTTGCTCTGTATGTGCCGCCCTACCAAACGGCGGAAATCTACAAGTATACGGATCTAACCCCGGCAGGTCTCGAAGCGTATGTGAACCAGATGAAGACGGTGTTCGACGGCATGTCAAATGTCCGCTTTGCGGATTTCAACAGGCTGGTAGCGGGGTGGCAGCAGGCTGATTTTGTCGACTGGCTTTATCTTTCGGCAGCGGGTGAGCGGAAGTTCGCCGAGCGAATGCAGAAGTGGTTGTCGGAATCGTGAAAGAGTAGCTTTTTTGCCGCAACATGGTAGTCGATCTTTAACAAATCCACTCAGTCAATGATAAGCGCTAAGCAAGACTTACCAACCGGAGGAAATGGCCGTCGGCGCCGGCACGGTGCTCGATCCGGAAACCGCCCGAATTGCCATTCTGGCAGGGGTTCAATATGTAGTCAGTCCATTCCTGAATTTTGACACCGTCAAACTGTGCAATCGATACCAAATTCCGGTTATGCCGGGGGCTATGACGATTCAAGAGGTGGTATTGGCAATGGAAGCAGGGGCCGATATCGTGAAAGTATTCCCGGGCGAGGCCTTTGGACCTTCGTTTATCAAAGCGATAAAAGGTCCGCTGCCGCAGGCGCCGCTCATGCCGACCGGAGGGGTAAGCTTGGACCGCATTCGTAGCAGCTGATGCTGATAAAAGCGGCTTTCAATCAAGGAGAAATGAAATTCACGGATCACGATGAATATGATTATTTCTGGCTTATAAATACCATCGGAAGAGAGGCCGCGTGTCAGGTCTCTTTTTTGCGTATTGACTAATTCATTATCCAAAAATTATACTTGCATTGTCATCTTGGGACCGGAGGAGAGCATATAACTTGCAGGAACGATCCGTGCTATTGAAGCTGTTTGGCGTATCTTTGCTCTGGGGTTTTAACTATGTGGCCAGCGCTTATATGCTGCGCGACTTTTCCCCGATTTTTTTATCGTTTGTGCGATTGGTCGTGATGTCTCTTTTCTTGTTGTCCGTGGCCGCAGTCCACAGAAATTTGAAACGCCCCACCAAACGGGAGTGGATGCTTCTGCTGTATGCCGGCGTCTTCGGTACGCTGTTCAATCAATTTTTTTATTTTACCGGCTTGCAATA contains:
- a CDS encoding YheC/YheD family protein, whose amino-acid sequence is MQVASKGNGKYEVHAGTLKSTIDGRNEAYSYVHSKTRGRAYIVQQKIHLAKVGGRPFDVRVMVQRKRNSSVWVVTGKLAKIAGPGYIITNTARSKGRVEQLATAIRKYYGYLNTVGLDMGVDVNGRVWIIETNFAPMISLFYRLRDKTMYRRIQSYSRG
- a CDS encoding stalk domain-containing protein, which encodes MRYTCSVLLLVVLTIMPGTIWAATPQPTVASGIAVQLDGIKLQFRVAPILEKGTTLAPMREIFEAHGASIAKWDNRTKTVTAVKNQREIIYTIGRTEAIINGGTYAFSSVPGRLVNGSVLIPLRFISESLGATVEYDVKSRTVMIRGAERDWGSASPEVFAGYRLTLPYQRMMQHAPYFLSYVRQNQTRDSFVFFGDSTTWGSYLGRTQTLPYLFGQRTGHNSYNLGVPGFTSSHMVPFLKYALRDIRQPTVVVELQTFWGASQDFTGLSELLKGTIPDYSAALAYLRKDMSRDDETMTPPYADYSSQSKERIAASIGRGKSLFSPKKTMDDELNRRLTELRDFIANRPDQSFALYVPPYQTAEIYKYTDLTPAGLEAYVNQMKTVFDGMSNVRFADFNRLVAGWQQADFVDWLYLSAAGERKFAERMQKWLSES